In a single window of the Verrucomicrobiia bacterium genome:
- a CDS encoding fructose-bisphosphate aldolase yields the protein MPHIDISHLTTNGKTILLACDQGMEHGPEDFNEKNIDPNYVYQIGIRNGLNAVIFGRGISERYHQEYKNDIQLIVKLNGHTRFNKPNSWGKQNCSVEEAIRFGAVGVGYTIHIGAGHEAEQMQEFSGIVSAAHANGIPAIAWVYPRGEQIKDEKTPELCAYAARIGLELGADMVKVYNPGNEGALRWVNMSAGNTKVIISGGDQVSPEEYAEQCKGIMRAGITGIAVGRNVWQAEDPDKVCTLIKDVIYNGNY from the coding sequence ATGCCTCATATCGATATTTCGCATTTGACCACGAACGGCAAGACCATCTTGCTTGCGTGTGATCAGGGTATGGAACACGGGCCAGAGGATTTCAATGAGAAAAACATTGATCCAAACTACGTGTACCAGATTGGTATCCGCAACGGGCTGAACGCTGTCATTTTTGGCCGCGGTATTTCTGAGCGCTACCACCAGGAGTATAAGAACGACATCCAGCTTATCGTTAAGCTGAATGGCCACACCCGTTTCAACAAGCCAAACTCTTGGGGTAAGCAAAACTGCAGCGTAGAAGAAGCAATTCGCTTCGGCGCTGTTGGTGTTGGGTATACCATCCACATTGGTGCTGGCCACGAAGCAGAGCAGATGCAGGAATTCTCCGGCATCGTAAGCGCTGCCCACGCTAATGGTATCCCAGCTATTGCTTGGGTATACCCACGTGGTGAGCAAATTAAGGATGAAAAGACTCCTGAGCTTTGCGCTTATGCTGCACGCATTGGACTAGAGCTTGGTGCTGACATGGTCAAGGTGTACAACCCAGGTAACGAAGGTGCACTTCGCTGGGTCAACATGTCTGCAGGTAACACCAAGGTCATCATTTCTGGTGGCGACCAGGTTTCTCCTGAAGAATACGCAGAGCAGTGCAAGGGCATTATGCGCGCTGGTATTACCGGTATCGCCGTAGGCCGCAACGTGTGGCAGGCTGAGGATCCTGACAAGGTTTGTACACTTATCAAGGACGTTATCTACAACGGTAACTACTAA